A region from the Excalfactoria chinensis isolate bCotChi1 chromosome 11, bCotChi1.hap2, whole genome shotgun sequence genome encodes:
- the LOC140257187 gene encoding uncharacterized protein: MESRRSQGQREAAALEPQHGGAQIRRDSQQRATAAFLLTLQEDLDNCRHLTHVWLAQLQLQQRVVEQKHQNLISQKLQHQAVMEQDQDTAGTETTSADSCSSSSTSDDLEEHTERLEKLSVQAGSKHQRLMWTNKEHQCWAQDTSSTGHSTAKEGRRAQRGTSMLMVPGQAGPAACGSGSSSIEPTVAMFMCYGSTKGILVQCGGKSEKGPCAFEASLVAELQDSVAPGSSGEVGR, encoded by the exons atggagTCCCGTCGGTCCCAG GgccagagagaagcagcagcgCTGGAGCCACAACATGGAGGGGCTCAGATACGCCGGGACTCACAGCAGCGGGCCACAGCAGCCTTCCTACTGACACTGCAGGAGGACTTGGACAACTGCAGGCACCTGACCCACGTGTGGCTGGCCCAGCTGCAGCTACAGCAGCGTGTGGTGGAGCAGAAGCACCAGAACTTGATCTCTCAGAAGCTTCAGCACCAGGCAGTGATGGAGCAG GACCAGGACACAGCTGGGACAGAAACCACCTCTGCAGATTCCTGCAGTAGTTCCAGCACCAGCGATGATCTGGAGGAGCACACAGAACGACTCGAAAAG ctgtcCGTGCAAGCAGGATCAAAGCACCAGAGGCTGATGTGGACAAATAAGGAGCATCAGTGCTGGGCACAGGACACGTCATCAacagggcacagcactgctaaGGAAGGTAGGAGGGCACAGAGAGGAACATCTATGTTAATGGTGCCAGGACAAGCGGGGCCTGCAGCCTGCGGCTCTGGCAGCTCCAGCATAGAGCCCACGGTTGCCATGTTCATGTGCTATGGCAGCACTAAGGGTATCCTAGTGCAGTGTGGGGGAAAGAGTGAGAAAGGTCCCTGTGCATTTGAGGCATCACTGGTTGCAGAGTTACAGGACAGTGTTGCCCCAGGTAGTTCTGGAGAGGTGGGCAGGTAG
- the PMFBP1 gene encoding polyamine-modulated factor 1-binding protein 1: MQPAAMQLPLPELQRNRAHLVGHKCSSSFLCLATPSPTLFMQVEEVASLKAELARVQRKIGTNLCRYEEERQQLHRELKQQQRAQEQSQQEARSFQDKLQQLSSQVQYWQQLHQDTQRTLARRDEELSVCKAELALKEELIKAMKQAQARNRKNHSPRAGGVQPELQAPLKDRYWPKGRAEVERLGEEWANCRAKTNKGGGGGSVSSSSAEHLVL; encoded by the exons ATGCAGCCAGCTGCCatgcagctccctctgcccGAGCTGCAGAGGAACAGGGCCCACCTTGTTGGCCATAAGTGCAGCTCCAGCTTCCTCTGTCTGGCCACTCCCAGCCCCACCTTGTTCATGCAGGTAGAGGAAGTGGCATCcctgaaggcagagctggcCCGAGTCCAGAGGAAGATAGGCACCAATCTTTGTCGTTACGAGGaagagaggcagcagctgcacagggaaCTGAAGCAGCAACAGAGGGCgcaggagcagagccagcaggag GCCCGCTCCTTCCAGGACAAGCTGCAACAGCTGAGCAGCCAAGTTCAGTACTGGCAGCAGTTGCACCAGGACACTCAGAGAACTCTGGCTAGGCGGGACGAGGAGCTGTCTGTCTGCAAGGCGGAGCTGGCTCTCAAGGAAGAACTCATCAAGGCCATGAAACAGGCTCAGGCCAGGAACAGGAAGAACCACAGCCCAAGGGCAGGAGGAGTGCAACCTGAACTCCAGGCACCGCTGAAGGACAGATACTGGCCTAAAGGCAGGGCAGAGGTGGAAAGGCTGGGCGAGGAGTGGGCTAACTGCAGAGCCAAGACCAACAAGGGAGGAGGCGGTGGGTCTgtaagcagcagcagtgctgaacaTCTCGTTCTTTAA